A single Triticum dicoccoides isolate Atlit2015 ecotype Zavitan chromosome 2A, WEW_v2.0, whole genome shotgun sequence DNA region contains:
- the LOC119352231 gene encoding uncharacterized protein At3g28850-like encodes MGCTTSVEARRDMRWVEAAVGPRARRSFSLSSANRPRLRAKAASVLRSLGPVPGRRSGASSSKYATLSVEEIMVKFENDRALREVLARLKETAAAAAKRNAAVGPRTSTPTLTPPNEPEVINAWELMAGLEDEGPTPRATHHEPPPTTPPWMLADQDVPVAFEFDPEILSSFREALAQDTSPSQQPSTASSPTDKEESASQQQAKVADDASACTPVSPPTRDTASSPADKEKEEPGSQKDKDGADASACTPVSAPTRGMPELAGIVRARINAFQEKIIERRTSNGARDAKVLGPPGGRRRAVVYFTSLRGVRKTFVDGCAVRNILRSYGVRVDERDVSMHAAFKSELAQLLTGPSAAATLPRVFVHGRYLGGAEDVQALHEAGELARTLEGCDAAPVRKLGCMEACAACGDVRFVPCETCYGSCKIFVHYEDDEDDGEFQRCPDCNENGLIGCPVCCC; translated from the coding sequence ATGGGGTGCACCACCTCGGTGGAGGCGCGGCGCGACATGCGCTGGGTGGAGGCGGCGGTCGGCCCGCGCGCGAGGCGGAGCTTCTCGCTGTCGTCCGCCAACCGGCCGCGGCTGCGGGCCAAGGCCGCGTCCGTGCTGCGCAGCCTCGGCCCCGTCCCGGGCCGGCGATCCGGCGCGTCGTCGAGCAAGTACGCGACCCTGTCGGTCGAGGAGATCATGGTGAAGTTCGAGAACGACCGCGCCTTGCGGGAGGTGCTCGCCCGTCTcaaggagacggcggcggcggcggcgaagcggaATGCCGCCGTCGGGCCTAGGACGAGCACGCCGACGCTGACGCCGCCCAACGAGCCGGAGGTGATCAACGCGTGGGAGCTCATGGCCGGGCTCGAGGACGAAGGGCCCACGCCGCGGGCAACGCATCATGAGCCCCCGCCGACGACACCGCCGTGGATGCTGGCCGACCAGGACGTGCCCGTCGCCTTCGAGTTTGACCCGGAGATACTGTCCAGCTTCCGGGAGGCCCTCGCGCAGGACACGTCGCCGTCACAGCAGCCGAGCACGGCCAGCTCGCCCACGGACAAGGAGGAATCGGCGTCGCAGCAACAGGCGAAGGTCGCCGACGACGCGAGTGCATGCACGCCGGTCTCGCCGCCCACCAGGGACACCGCGAGCTCACCCGCGGACAAGGAGAAGGAGGAACCTGGGTCGCAGAAGGATAAGGACGGCGCCGACGCAAGCGCATGCACGCCGGTCTCGGCGCCCACCAGGGGCATGCCGGAGCTCGCCGGCATCGTGCGCGCCCGCATCAACGCGTTCCAAGAAAAGATCATAGAGCGGAGGACGAGCAACGGCGCCCGCGACGCCAAGGTGTTGGGGCCGCCGGGCGGCAGGCGGAGGGCGGTGGTGTACTTCACCAGCCTCCGCGGCGTGCGCAAGACGTTCGTGGACGGCTGCGCCGTGCGCAACATCCTGCGCAGCTACGGCGTGCGCGTGGACGAGCGCGACGTGTCCATGCACGCCGCCTTCAAGTCCGAGCTCGCGCAGCTCctcaccggccccagcgccgccgccacgcTCCCTCGCGTGTTCGTCCACGGGCGGTACCTGGGCGGCGCCGAGGACGTGCAAGCCCTGCACGAGGCCGGCGAGCTCGCCCGCACGCTGGAGGGGTGCGACGCCGCGCCGGTGCGCAAGCTCgggtgcatggaggcgtgcgcggcgtgcggcgacgtccggttcgtgcCCTGCGAGACGTGCTACGGCAGCTGCAAGATCTTCGTCCATTACgaggacgacgaagacgacggcgagTTCCAGCGGTGCCCGGACTGCAACGAGAACGGCCTCATCGGATGCCCCGTCTGCTGCTGCTGA